The following proteins are co-located in the Engraulis encrasicolus isolate BLACKSEA-1 chromosome 2, IST_EnEncr_1.0, whole genome shotgun sequence genome:
- the LOC134464397 gene encoding TANK-binding kinase 1-binding protein 1-like, with protein sequence MDSLFSGRLSLLGSVEGGLREEGGCGMGWPASLAPLSDDMYPPTSQFALAAAYHDIKTRLASLERENITIKHKLKNYEVEFPMISEFVEERSSCFSCDPKESSLMLTDHSSLQQKINSLTQELQKSKEREERLEDVIQAYEKIHLEKSNVQRDLDKMTSLAEQHVDRIRGLEVALRQRDDSLQKLSSRLRSTKDSPPAHTPHMRAGLSGKVSPQGHPHPHVRTRDTAHLLQLHTSLDVPREGRGPTLQSSRSLDALSDLKVQRLEAELEGARHEAQGACQREEGLKAELQRLQEEIRQLQENQERPATCEHCDVEWIKKAGDEQVNLALAYTELTEELGRVRSLAAKQSEILRQAAQEQHSPVSRHSPSSQRPSPSPERLPPSPPISPPTGPASYTSRPPISRLRERFQGRRSYSEMSDPTPHGRPPSHTRLLCDPISTLPKPRNLNRGAGGGESGAFQRLPRASLAGARPASAHGGTTLVGARGSLGGSLGGSLGGSPAHRHRGLELELELAFPLVEMQRLCHLELEDRESAAREVPVSVSVMPTLAPAPLVTPPQSSDEEEDWHCQPPSPPPPVHMHNHSHSHSHSHSPPRTLGAILPPPCPPFPAPEGPRTLSGHPHLPPHLPPHLGHLHGDHAQSWPSINLWMETEENASRSCPLCQLTFPTDYPDDALIKHIDTHLENSKI encoded by the exons ATGGACTCCCTGTTCAGCGGTCGTCTGAGTCTGCTGGGCAGCGTGGAGGGTGGTCTCCGCGAGGAGGGCGGCTGTGGGATGGGCTGGCCCGCCTCGCTGGCCCCCCTCTCGGACGACATGTACCCCCCCACCTCGCAGTTCGCCCTGGCCGCCGCCTACCACGACATCAAGACACGGCTCGCCAGCCTGGAGCGCGAGAACATCACCATCAAGCACAAGCTGAAGAACTATGAGGTTGAG ttcCCCATGATCAGTGAGTTTGTGGAGGAGAGAAGCTCCTGTTTCTCCTGTGACCCCAAAGAGTCTAGCCTCATGCTGACGGACCACAGCAGTCTTCAGCAGAAGATCAACTCCCTCACACAGGAG CTCCAGAAGAGcaaggagcgagaggagagactTGAAGATGTCATCCAGGCCTACGAGAAGATCCATCTGGAAAAGAGTAACGTGCAGAGAGACCTGGACAAGATG acCAGCCTAGCGGAGCAGCATGTGGACCGTATACGGGGCCTGGAGGTGGCGCTGCGGCAGAGAGACGACTCCCTGCAGAAACTCAGCTCCCGGCTACGCAGCACCAAGGACTCCCCCCCTGCCCACACA CCACACATGCGCGCTGGTCTCTCCGGAAAGGTCTCTCCACAGGGGCATCCGCATCCACACGTGCGCACCAGAGACACTGCCCACCTCCTGCAGCTCCACACCAGCCTGGACGTTCCCCggg AGGGCCGGGGGCCGACACTGCAGAGTTCGCGCAGCCTGGACGCCCTGTCTGACCTGAAGGTGCAGAGGCTGGAGGCGGAGCTGGAGGGGGCGCGGCATGAGGCCCAGGGGGCGTGTCAGAGGGAGGAGGGGCTGAAGGCCGAGCTACAGAGACTCCAGGAAGAGATACGCCAGCTGCAGGAGAACCAG GAAAGGCCGGCAACATGTGAACACTGTGACGTGGAGTGGATCAAGAAGGCTGGAGATGAACA gGTGAATTTGGCTCTGGCCTATACGGAGCTAACGGAGGAGCTTGGCCGCGTTCGCTCCCTGGCTGCCAAGCAGAGTGAGATCCTGAGGCAAGCAGCCCAGGAGCAGCACAGCCCAG tctCCCGCCACTCCCCGTCCTCCCAgcgtccctccccctccccagagCGCCTCCCCCCCTCGCCCCCCATCTCCCCTCCCACCGGGCCCGCCTCCTACACCAGCCGCCCTCCAATAAGCCGCCTACGAGAGCGTTTCCAAGGCCGACGCAGCTACTCCGAGATGTCCGACCCCACCCCCCACGGCCGACCCCCTAGCCACACCCGGCTGCTCTGCGACCCCATCTCCACCCTGCCCAAGCCCCGTAACCTCAACCGAGGCGCCGGTGGGGGTGAGAGCGGCGCCTTCCAGCGTCTGCCCAGGGCGTCTCTGGCTGGAGCCAGGCCAGCCTCTGCCCACGGGGGCACCACTTTGGTGGGCGCAAGAGGGAGCCTGGGAGGCAGCCTGGGGGGCAGTTTGGGGGGCAGCCCTGCGCACCGCCACagggggctggagctggagctggagctggcctTCCCATTGGTCGAAATGCAGCGGCTGTGCCACCTGGAACTGGAGGACCGCGAGAGCGCCGCCCGTGAGGTGCCCGTGTCCGTCTCCGTGATGCCCACCCTGGCGCCGGCGCCGCTGGTCACGCCACCGCAGTCCTCGGACGAGGAGGAAGACTGGCACTGCCAACCGCCGTCTCCACCCCCGCCGGTGCATATGCACaaccacagtcacagtcacagccacagccacag TCCGCCGCGCACCCTGGGTGCCATCTTGCCCCCTCCGTGCCCACCGTTCCCTGCCCCCGAGGGACCCAGGACCCTCTCCGGCCACCCTCACCTGCCCCCTCATCTGCCCCCTCACCTGGGCCATCTGCATGGAGACCACGCCCAGTCCTGGCCCTCCATCAAT TTGTGGATGGAGACGGAGGAGAATGCGTCCCGCAGCTGCCCCCTGTGCCAGCTCACCTTCCCCACCGACTACCCAGACGACGCCCTCATCAAACACATCGACACACACCTGGAGAACAGCAAGATCTGA